One Pedomonas mirosovicensis genomic region harbors:
- a CDS encoding hydantoinase/oxoprolinase family protein: MAHKLRAASDVGGTFTDLVYYEVAQGPGGAGTVRAVKADTTPPDFEEGVMAAIAKAQFDPADLAFFAHGSTVVINALTERKGVRTALITTAGFRDVLEIARGNRPDLFNFNFRKPRPFVDRYLRAELSERTNFKGLVTKPVDLKPLPEMLEFFRAEGVEAIAVCFLHAYHNPENERAVAQAIRSLWPEVAVLASHEISREWREYERTNTTVLSAYVSPIARKYIDSLERKLADGGFPGQPYMMQSNGGIATAAAAKANPITMIESGPASGIYAAAYLGREIGEPNLIVLDVGGTTAKCTLIENGQIRVSTDYYIERDRRNPGYPVQTPVSEIVEIGNGGGSIAWIDAGGKLHVGPQSAGARPGPAAYGRGGTRPTTTDANLVLGRIDPSSFAGGEIEPDWQAVSAAFKPLCCQMGLSQEELARGVIRIANANMTTALRLVSTNKGHDPREFALMAFGGGGAMHAVALAEELKVPKVIVPVNSSVFSAWGMLLTDLRRDYIRTRLTPLTAERLADIREVFDAMVRQAITEFAAEEAGGVPSFEFRADLRYVGQEHTVSVPFALDTADPVVEAIEAFHVSHEKRFTYRLDNAVQLVNFHVIGTVPIEKPRLAERKVTGKAVLDAVLGMRRVDFDQHGIHDATIYNGLAMEPGMSVFGPAVIQEPSVTLPLPPGTRAELDRFGNYHVHLGA, from the coding sequence ATGGCTCACAAGCTCAGGGCCGCCAGCGATGTTGGCGGCACGTTCACCGATCTTGTCTATTACGAAGTGGCGCAAGGACCGGGAGGAGCCGGGACCGTTCGAGCGGTCAAGGCGGATACGACGCCCCCTGATTTCGAAGAGGGCGTCATGGCTGCGATTGCAAAGGCGCAGTTCGATCCTGCGGATCTCGCCTTCTTCGCGCATGGATCAACTGTGGTCATCAATGCTCTGACGGAACGCAAAGGCGTCCGCACGGCGCTCATCACCACGGCAGGGTTTCGCGACGTGCTGGAGATTGCCCGTGGCAACCGGCCGGACCTGTTCAATTTCAACTTTCGCAAGCCCAGGCCCTTCGTCGACCGTTACCTGCGTGCCGAGCTTTCGGAGCGCACCAACTTCAAGGGGCTTGTGACGAAGCCTGTCGACCTCAAGCCCTTGCCGGAGATGCTGGAGTTTTTCCGCGCCGAGGGCGTCGAGGCAATCGCCGTCTGCTTCCTGCACGCATACCACAACCCGGAGAATGAGCGCGCCGTTGCTCAGGCGATTCGCTCGCTGTGGCCAGAAGTGGCGGTTCTGGCATCTCACGAGATCAGCCGGGAATGGCGCGAGTATGAGCGCACCAACACCACGGTCCTTTCAGCCTACGTGTCGCCCATCGCGCGCAAATACATTGACTCGCTTGAACGCAAGCTTGCCGACGGCGGCTTTCCCGGCCAGCCCTATATGATGCAGTCGAACGGTGGTATTGCCACGGCGGCGGCGGCAAAAGCCAACCCCATTACGATGATCGAATCCGGTCCCGCGAGCGGAATTTACGCAGCCGCCTATCTCGGCCGTGAAATCGGAGAGCCCAACCTCATCGTTCTGGATGTCGGTGGCACAACTGCCAAATGCACGTTGATCGAAAACGGCCAGATCAGGGTATCGACCGATTATTACATCGAGCGGGACAGGCGCAACCCTGGCTATCCGGTGCAGACGCCCGTCTCCGAAATCGTCGAGATCGGCAATGGCGGCGGTTCCATCGCCTGGATCGATGCGGGCGGCAAGCTGCATGTTGGTCCGCAATCGGCGGGCGCGCGCCCTGGTCCTGCGGCCTATGGCCGGGGCGGAACCAGGCCAACCACCACGGATGCCAACCTGGTGCTCGGCCGGATTGACCCAAGCAGTTTTGCGGGCGGCGAGATCGAGCCCGATTGGCAGGCGGTCAGCGCAGCCTTCAAGCCGCTCTGCTGCCAGATGGGACTCAGCCAGGAAGAGCTGGCCCGCGGCGTGATCCGCATCGCCAACGCCAACATGACGACGGCTCTGAGGCTCGTTTCGACGAACAAGGGACACGATCCCCGTGAGTTCGCGCTCATGGCCTTCGGCGGTGGCGGGGCGATGCACGCGGTGGCGCTGGCCGAGGAGCTCAAGGTCCCTAAGGTCATCGTTCCGGTGAATTCGTCGGTCTTCTCGGCCTGGGGTATGTTGCTGACCGACCTGCGGCGCGATTACATCCGCACGCGTCTGACGCCGCTCACGGCTGAGCGGCTGGCGGATATCCGAGAGGTGTTTGACGCCATGGTGCGTCAGGCGATCACGGAATTTGCGGCGGAAGAGGCGGGCGGCGTGCCGAGTTTCGAGTTCCGTGCGGATCTGCGCTATGTTGGACAGGAGCACACGGTCAGCGTACCGTTCGCGCTGGATACGGCCGATCCGGTCGTGGAGGCGATCGAAGCCTTCCATGTGAGCCATGAGAAGCGGTTTACCTACCGGCTCGACAATGCTGTCCAGCTGGTCAACTTCCATGTCATTGGAACCGTGCCGATCGAAAAGCCGCGGCTTGCCGAGCGGAAAGTTACCGGAAAGGCCGTGCTCGATGCCGTGCTCGGCATGCGTCGGGTCGACTTCGATCAGCACGGCATTCACGACGCCACGATCTACAACGGCCTCGCCATGGAACCGGGCATGAGCGTCTTCGGCCCGGCCGTCATTCAGGAACCATCGGTTACCTTGCCGTTGCCGCCGGGAACGCGCGCCGAGCTGGACCGGTTCGGCAACTACCATGTTCACCTCGGGGCTTGA
- a CDS encoding hydantoinase B/oxoprolinase family protein yields MASDPFTQEIIKDALVALGDEMFNAMIRTSMSPIIYETTDFAVGATDARGNLLAQGNGVTGFLATLDTAVQSTLEHWPLEKISAGRHLHNQLPL; encoded by the coding sequence ATGGCGAGCGATCCATTTACGCAAGAGATCATCAAGGACGCCCTGGTTGCGCTCGGGGATGAAATGTTCAACGCGATGATCCGCACCTCGATGAGCCCGATCATCTACGAGACGACGGACTTCGCCGTCGGCGCCACGGATGCGCGCGGTAATCTTCTGGCCCAGGGCAATGGCGTTACCGGCTTCCTGGCTACCCTCGATACGGCGGTGCAGAGCACGCTCGAACACTGGCCGCTCGAGAAGATCTCGGCCGGGCGACATCTTCATAACCAACTCCCCCTATGA
- a CDS encoding LuxR C-terminal-related transcriptional regulator — protein sequence MVGKLRPPQQRLFLMDRPALLARLDEALSCPLTIMLAPPGFGKSTLLTQWWHRLRAAGGTCVAWLTLDERDAEITSFVAHLILALTEAGVDLGMLDELARRDLSQADAKATIYQLLDLLHRGENRVVIILDDYHRVRSDPVDAIMNMIIRNGGARMHMVVSGRDRPNLALAELETRGLVSTFDAHDLVMSFEDTFRFFRGRLSREEAEVLHRRTEGWAVTLQLASLWLDKDDRRRQALHDFSGRTVEITRYLVEQVLSDLSQDLQDFLVDTSILERFDASLANAVRDRDDSELMLERLAHFDALLLALDSGRRWFRYHHLFADFLRQRLLLRGADQVAGLHHRAALRLNAEGNLLEAVHHALQNGDTRQAIGFVRAAGGWELILSRGIGFVRNLLKNFSEDAIRSSSVLLLAQGYLQIKLGNVDAATRWIEQAAIVGDKEESTRRDQIIVETLLRAYADDLDMPGWTETLTSHIEALDRDDHLGRATLLAALAVSALAMGDFQRTEHESRAGMREMEVAGSVLGNTYCMFHLAQSWFYRGLLREAEALLRQALVIAEAHYGQDSALKAIGSCLLAQILFLGNETDEALTRITSALPAVEAHDSWMDVLASAYGTAVMLERADRGIPAALKMVERAEATGHARGLGCLIDMAAAWRLELLLALDPSAANAYVRAAELEHRLKTMVGPYRWRQRTALGMALGQWHLAGGRSADALRILRPIEEECATAGRKLDGGRVALILAAVFKQRGEGAKMIENLCRGLDQLMEPGAMRLALDLAVPVAPLLQYAAAEYADQLEERQGAYISSLLHELKATTEADPNELSGREREVLRQLCLGYSNKLIGANLDLSENTVKFHLKRIYQKLGANSRSAAVLTAIRRQLVDAAP from the coding sequence TTGGTCGGCAAGCTGCGGCCGCCGCAGCAGCGTCTGTTCCTCATGGACAGGCCGGCTCTGCTGGCGCGCCTTGACGAAGCGTTGTCCTGTCCGCTGACGATCATGCTGGCGCCGCCGGGCTTTGGTAAGTCCACGCTGCTAACACAATGGTGGCATCGGCTTCGGGCGGCGGGCGGAACCTGTGTTGCGTGGCTGACGCTCGATGAACGCGACGCAGAGATTACAAGCTTTGTCGCCCACCTCATTCTTGCCCTGACCGAGGCTGGGGTTGACCTCGGCATGCTCGATGAGCTTGCGCGGCGCGATCTCTCCCAGGCGGATGCCAAGGCGACAATCTATCAGTTGCTCGACCTGCTCCATCGCGGCGAAAACAGGGTCGTCATCATTCTGGATGACTATCACCGCGTCCGTTCAGATCCTGTTGACGCGATCATGAACATGATTATCCGCAACGGCGGGGCGCGGATGCATATGGTGGTGAGCGGCCGCGATCGGCCCAATCTGGCCCTCGCCGAACTGGAGACGCGTGGCCTCGTCAGTACCTTTGATGCACATGATCTGGTCATGTCGTTCGAAGATACCTTTCGCTTCTTCCGGGGGCGGCTTTCGCGGGAGGAGGCGGAGGTTCTCCACCGCCGAACCGAGGGCTGGGCCGTAACTCTCCAGCTCGCCAGCCTGTGGCTCGACAAGGATGACCGGCGGCGCCAGGCGTTGCATGACTTCTCCGGCCGGACCGTTGAGATCACCCGATATCTGGTGGAGCAGGTTTTGAGCGATCTTAGCCAGGATCTGCAGGACTTTCTGGTCGACACCTCCATTCTGGAGCGGTTTGACGCCAGCCTTGCCAATGCGGTGCGCGACAGGGACGACAGCGAGCTGATGCTGGAGCGGTTGGCGCATTTCGATGCCCTGTTGCTGGCGCTTGATTCTGGCCGCCGGTGGTTTCGTTATCATCATCTCTTTGCGGACTTCCTCCGGCAACGGCTGCTTCTGCGTGGCGCTGACCAGGTCGCTGGTCTGCACCACCGTGCGGCGCTCAGGCTAAATGCGGAGGGCAATCTCCTGGAAGCGGTTCACCACGCCTTGCAGAACGGCGATACCCGGCAGGCCATCGGGTTTGTCCGCGCTGCCGGCGGGTGGGAGCTGATCCTGAGCCGCGGTATCGGATTTGTTCGGAATCTTCTGAAAAATTTCAGCGAGGATGCCATTCGCTCCTCTTCGGTGCTGCTGCTTGCTCAAGGTTATCTTCAGATCAAGCTCGGCAATGTCGACGCTGCCACCCGCTGGATCGAGCAGGCGGCGATCGTTGGAGACAAGGAAGAATCCACCAGGCGCGATCAGATTATCGTCGAGACACTTCTGCGGGCCTATGCGGATGATCTGGATATGCCGGGGTGGACGGAGACCCTGACCAGCCATATCGAGGCGCTGGATCGTGACGATCACCTTGGCCGAGCAACGCTTCTGGCGGCGCTGGCCGTCAGCGCGCTGGCGATGGGTGATTTTCAGCGCACCGAACATGAAAGCCGCGCTGGAATGCGCGAAATGGAAGTCGCGGGTTCGGTACTGGGCAACACCTACTGCATGTTCCATCTGGCGCAGAGCTGGTTTTACCGCGGGCTCCTGCGCGAGGCGGAGGCGTTGCTGCGCCAGGCGCTGGTGATTGCGGAGGCGCACTACGGACAGGATAGCGCGCTCAAGGCGATTGGCAGTTGCCTGCTGGCCCAGATTCTTTTCCTCGGCAATGAAACCGACGAGGCGCTGACGCGCATTACCTCAGCCCTTCCTGCGGTTGAGGCGCATGACAGCTGGATGGATGTGCTGGCCAGCGCCTATGGCACGGCCGTCATGCTCGAACGAGCGGACCGCGGCATTCCAGCGGCCCTCAAGATGGTGGAACGCGCCGAGGCAACCGGCCATGCGCGCGGCCTCGGTTGTTTGATCGACATGGCAGCGGCATGGCGGCTTGAGTTGCTGCTCGCGTTAGACCCGAGCGCCGCCAATGCCTACGTCCGTGCCGCGGAGCTCGAACACCGGCTCAAAACCATGGTGGGGCCTTATCGATGGCGGCAGCGCACGGCGTTGGGAATGGCGCTGGGGCAATGGCATCTCGCCGGCGGCCGCTCAGCCGATGCCCTGCGTATCCTGCGCCCGATCGAGGAAGAATGCGCGACTGCGGGTCGCAAGCTCGATGGCGGGCGCGTGGCGCTCATCCTGGCCGCGGTCTTCAAGCAGCGCGGCGAGGGAGCCAAAATGATCGAGAATCTCTGCCGTGGGCTTGACCAGCTGATGGAGCCTGGGGCGATGAGGCTTGCCCTGGATCTCGCGGTTCCCGTAGCGCCCCTTCTCCAGTATGCGGCGGCTGAATATGCCGATCAGTTGGAGGAGCGGCAGGGGGCATATATCAGCAGCCTCCTCCACGAGCTGAAGGCCACGACCGAAGCGGACCCGAACGAATTGAGCGGGCGGGAACGGGAGGTTCTTCGTCAGCTTTGCCTTGGATATTCAAACAAGCTGATCGGCGCCAATCTGGACCTCTCCGAAAACACCGTGAAGTTCCACCTGAAGCGCATTTACCAGAAGCTTGGGGCCAACTCGCGCAGTGCGGCGGTTTTAACCGCGATCCGCCGACAGCTGGTGGATGCGGCGCCTTAG
- a CDS encoding hydantoinase B/oxoprolinase family protein yields MALPASWLPSIRRCRARSNTGRSRRSRPGDIFITNSPYEGGGTHLSDVVILLPVFMGDRLIAWTVNKAHWTEVGGTYPGSATTASTDIFQEGLHLRFLKLYDEGRLNEALVGVIRANVRLPDSTIGDMHAGVAACRVGSRRIIELAEKHGLESLLDAMEALLGYGERMTQEELKKLPKGVFTAEDVVEEDGHGNGPFTIKVKITITDEKMVADFTGTSPQAVGPINLSYAGLITGARCLFKAVTNTEIPANGGCFRALEVICPPGTILSARSPAPVSIYYESLLGAIEVMWKALAPVMPHKLTAGHQRTVGATFISGQLPETGELFVMGEPLVGGWGAGIDRDGDSGQFCCANGETFNIPVELAESRYGFEIDQYALHQEDGGAGEYRGGKGVVLDYRVTADEAYLTYSATRTRSRPWGLEGGQEGSCNRAEVHRKDGTVETYSMVTGLKAVRGEVFRLVTGTGGGYGDPRKRCRDKLAQDLRDGYVTEEQARRYYGCDAGPKTGMS; encoded by the coding sequence ATGGCGTTACCGGCTTCCTGGCTACCCTCGATACGGCGGTGCAGAGCACGCTCGAACACTGGCCGCTCGAGAAGATCTCGGCCGGGCGACATCTTCATAACCAACTCCCCCTATGAGGGTGGAGGCACCCATCTGTCGGACGTGGTCATCCTGCTGCCGGTTTTCATGGGCGACCGGCTCATCGCCTGGACCGTTAACAAGGCGCACTGGACCGAGGTGGGCGGAACCTATCCGGGCAGCGCGACGACGGCATCGACCGATATCTTTCAGGAAGGATTACACCTGCGCTTCCTCAAGCTCTACGATGAGGGCCGCCTCAACGAGGCGCTTGTTGGGGTGATCCGGGCCAATGTCCGCCTGCCCGACAGCACGATCGGGGACATGCATGCAGGCGTTGCGGCCTGCCGCGTCGGCAGCCGGCGTATCATCGAGCTTGCCGAAAAACACGGCCTGGAGAGCCTGCTCGACGCCATGGAGGCGTTACTTGGCTATGGCGAGCGCATGACCCAGGAGGAGCTGAAGAAGCTGCCCAAGGGCGTGTTTACGGCGGAGGACGTGGTTGAAGAAGACGGCCACGGCAACGGCCCGTTTACGATCAAGGTGAAGATCACCATTACCGACGAGAAGATGGTTGCTGATTTTACGGGTACCAGCCCCCAGGCGGTCGGCCCGATCAACCTCAGCTATGCCGGTTTAATCACCGGGGCGCGGTGCCTGTTCAAGGCGGTCACCAACACGGAAATTCCTGCCAACGGCGGCTGCTTTCGGGCGCTTGAGGTCATCTGTCCGCCGGGCACCATTCTTTCCGCGCGAAGCCCGGCGCCGGTTTCGATCTATTATGAGTCCCTGCTCGGCGCGATCGAGGTGATGTGGAAGGCGCTTGCCCCCGTTATGCCGCACAAGTTGACGGCCGGCCATCAGCGCACCGTCGGGGCCACCTTCATCTCCGGGCAGCTGCCTGAGACGGGGGAGTTGTTCGTCATGGGCGAACCGCTGGTGGGCGGCTGGGGCGCTGGCATTGATCGCGATGGCGACAGTGGCCAGTTCTGTTGCGCCAATGGCGAGACCTTCAACATTCCGGTCGAGCTTGCCGAAAGCCGTTATGGTTTTGAAATTGACCAGTATGCGCTGCACCAGGAGGATGGCGGCGCGGGCGAATACCGCGGCGGCAAGGGCGTCGTGCTCGACTACCGGGTCACTGCAGACGAGGCATACCTGACCTATTCGGCAACGCGCACCCGCTCCCGCCCCTGGGGTCTGGAGGGCGGCCAGGAGGGCTCCTGCAACCGTGCCGAGGTTCACCGTAAGGACGGCACTGTCGAGACCTACTCCATGGTGACTGGTCTGAAGGCTGTGCGTGGAGAAGTATTCCGGCTCGTCACGGGCACCGGCGGAGGCTACGGCGACCCGCGCAAGCGCTGTCGCGACAAGCTGGCGCAAGACCTGCGCGACGGCTACGTGACCGAGGAGCAGGCCCGGCGGTACTACGGCTGCGATGCAGGTCCTAAAACCGGCATGTCGTGA
- a CDS encoding pepsin-like aspartic protease has translation MSNASLALTGVIFPMQRGPFQNNGASPWYTETSLGTPPQRLKFAMDTGTNIVWSTSSLCSPTSCQHYSGGRFIWEKSSSYRFVDCIQVPFSFGPWGTMQVETGSDVMAIPGQTSLPLTFYLSADYSGSQFAQIDWDGGIGIPSGSPYAQGGTTFIVEALMNNGMISPLYPYVSFNWNRASSTGSCQIGGFDSSQYIPSEGIYMPWTPYTAFEGVEYIWSTPLDSYAVGGKVIAQNVQFCLDSGSSQFKGDNDIMNQTLQLIQQLGQPDVTLGIGGGQIVVPPALYNITIQAGPDQGKTIPQFKPLGLTNLVLVGSILMEYCYTIFTYRVVQCSPGVYSLAPVGMYAFNKVNGPKIITQPSAIPELGPREVTPGRGMPK, from the coding sequence ATGAGCAATGCGTCGCTTGCCCTCACCGGGGTTATCTTCCCGATGCAGCGGGGCCCTTTTCAAAACAACGGAGCCAGTCCCTGGTACACGGAAACATCCTTGGGAACGCCACCCCAAAGGCTTAAATTCGCCATGGACACCGGCACCAACATAGTGTGGTCCACTTCTTCTCTCTGCTCGCCAACCAGCTGCCAGCACTATAGCGGCGGCCGGTTTATCTGGGAGAAATCGAGCAGCTACAGATTTGTGGACTGCATCCAGGTTCCGTTCAGCTTCGGCCCTTGGGGTACGATGCAGGTGGAGACCGGCAGTGACGTGATGGCTATCCCAGGGCAAACTTCTCTGCCGCTTACCTTCTATCTTTCAGCCGATTATTCCGGTTCCCAGTTCGCGCAGATCGATTGGGACGGCGGCATCGGTATCCCATCCGGCAGTCCCTATGCCCAGGGCGGCACGACGTTCATCGTCGAAGCGCTCATGAACAATGGCATGATCTCGCCGCTCTACCCTTATGTCTCTTTTAACTGGAATCGGGCCAGTAGCACTGGCAGCTGCCAGATCGGCGGATTTGACAGCTCACAGTACATTCCCTCGGAAGGCATTTACATGCCCTGGACGCCGTACACGGCGTTTGAGGGTGTTGAATATATTTGGTCCACGCCTCTGGACAGCTATGCCGTCGGCGGCAAGGTTATCGCGCAGAATGTGCAGTTCTGCCTCGACTCCGGCTCGTCTCAGTTCAAAGGCGACAACGACATCATGAATCAGACGCTGCAGCTCATTCAGCAGCTTGGCCAGCCAGATGTCACGCTCGGCATTGGCGGCGGCCAGATTGTCGTGCCACCCGCATTGTATAATATCACGATCCAGGCAGGACCGGACCAAGGCAAGACGATTCCGCAATTCAAGCCACTCGGACTGACCAATCTGGTGCTGGTTGGCTCCATCCTCATGGAATATTGCTACACAATCTTCACCTACCGCGTCGTACAATGCTCGCCCGGCGTCTACTCCCTGGCACCAGTTGGGATGTACGCCTTCAACAAGGTGAACGGCCCGAAAATCATCACGCAGCCGTCAGCCATACCAGAGCTTGGCCCGCGCGAAGTCACGCCGGGTCGAGGCATGCCCAAATAG
- a CDS encoding TonB-dependent receptor, with protein MSRKTIKTICFHGASLVAMALLSTSAFAQEGGRSSLAAGQADEIIVTARQREERLVDVPIAVNAFGEAQIADAKIDQVGDFIGLIPNVTIAQSESAGLNAISIRGITQVRNSESPVAVVVDGVLQSNSRQFTQELFDVQSIEVARGPQGALYGRNATGGAIIITTRQPTNDFEGHVRAGYATGDERMIEGSASGPIIEDRLQFRVGARYLDRDGYFDNPVIGKKQDPYKDFTVRGLLKWMPSDDLTFALNGSRSRTRGGALDFRFQQAVLNPDGTLSGMDFTIPGDADKVERTFYSNNRGQDDRDIDELSLKAELDLDFATLTSVTGYVRLKEYTAGDAAPYSASLDGTQTQYTDVESWSQELRLTSPSDQRFRWMAGFYYISIDRFISTTTGVDTGDGIRRVIRTPAFDAAANPTATFLADDNDNEDIAGFANIAYDILPGLEASAALRYDRETRHQHVSPLNTSGAPGAENQATFEKWQPKVTLSYKPTDTVNIYGSYGVGFRSGQFNQNGTAALAAAGGVSGVFDLVPQENTTTGEIGFKTEFADRRVRLNGALFRTNVENQQYFVFLSAVGAQVLVPIDKVHLFGAELELTANLAEGLDAYASVGFTDSEIKQYGANPAAKGNDAPYAPKITINAGVQYRTPIYGPLGLFSRLDYRRLGKQYWDPENSTPRSAVDLVDARLGLENIDRTWSITVSAENLFDKKYNSEFVIPGFAHAAAPRIWRIDLRYSF; from the coding sequence ATGTCACGCAAGACCATAAAGACCATCTGCTTCCATGGCGCGTCGCTGGTTGCGATGGCGCTGTTATCCACCTCGGCATTCGCGCAGGAGGGCGGAAGGTCTTCGCTGGCGGCTGGGCAGGCAGACGAAATCATCGTCACGGCACGCCAGCGCGAGGAGCGGCTTGTCGATGTGCCGATCGCAGTGAATGCCTTCGGCGAAGCGCAGATCGCCGATGCCAAGATCGACCAGGTGGGCGACTTCATCGGCCTGATTCCGAACGTGACCATTGCCCAGTCGGAAAGCGCAGGGCTAAACGCCATTTCCATTCGCGGCATCACCCAGGTCCGCAACAGCGAATCTCCTGTCGCGGTTGTGGTTGACGGAGTGCTTCAAAGCAATTCGCGCCAGTTCACCCAGGAACTCTTCGACGTTCAGTCGATCGAGGTGGCTCGCGGCCCGCAGGGCGCGCTCTATGGCCGGAATGCGACCGGCGGCGCGATCATCATTACCACCCGCCAGCCGACGAACGATTTTGAAGGCCACGTGCGCGCCGGCTACGCAACTGGCGACGAACGGATGATTGAAGGCTCGGCCAGCGGTCCCATCATCGAGGACCGGCTGCAGTTCCGCGTCGGGGCCCGCTATCTCGATCGGGATGGCTACTTCGATAACCCGGTTATCGGCAAGAAGCAGGACCCCTACAAGGACTTCACCGTTCGGGGCCTTCTGAAGTGGATGCCCTCTGATGACCTGACCTTCGCACTCAATGGCTCCCGTTCGCGCACGCGGGGCGGAGCGCTCGACTTCCGTTTCCAGCAGGCCGTTCTCAACCCCGACGGGACGCTTTCCGGCATGGACTTCACAATTCCGGGCGATGCCGACAAGGTGGAACGCACCTTCTACTCGAACAATCGCGGGCAGGATGATCGCGATATCGACGAACTTTCGCTGAAAGCTGAGCTGGACCTGGATTTCGCCACGCTCACCTCGGTCACCGGGTATGTCCGGCTGAAGGAATATACGGCCGGAGATGCCGCTCCCTATTCAGCTTCGTTGGACGGAACGCAAACCCAGTACACCGACGTTGAAAGCTGGAGTCAGGAGTTGCGCCTGACCTCGCCATCAGACCAGCGGTTCCGCTGGATGGCAGGCTTCTACTATATTTCGATCGACCGGTTCATCTCGACCACCACGGGCGTGGACACGGGCGATGGCATCCGTCGGGTCATCCGCACGCCTGCCTTCGATGCAGCGGCCAATCCGACGGCGACCTTCCTGGCCGACGACAATGATAACGAGGACATCGCGGGTTTTGCCAACATCGCCTACGATATTCTGCCGGGCCTCGAGGCGAGCGCGGCGCTGCGCTATGACCGGGAGACGCGGCATCAGCACGTCTCCCCGCTCAACACGAGCGGCGCGCCCGGAGCCGAAAACCAGGCGACGTTCGAGAAGTGGCAGCCTAAGGTCACTCTTTCCTACAAGCCGACCGACACGGTGAATATTTACGGCTCCTACGGCGTTGGTTTCCGCAGCGGCCAGTTCAACCAGAACGGAACGGCGGCCCTGGCTGCGGCGGGCGGCGTGTCCGGGGTGTTCGATCTGGTCCCGCAAGAGAACACGACCACCGGCGAGATCGGCTTCAAAACCGAATTTGCGGACCGGCGTGTGCGGCTGAACGGTGCCCTGTTCCGCACCAACGTTGAGAACCAGCAGTACTTTGTGTTTCTGAGCGCGGTGGGCGCACAGGTGCTCGTGCCGATCGATAAGGTGCACCTGTTCGGCGCCGAGCTGGAGCTGACCGCCAACCTTGCCGAAGGTCTGGACGCCTATGCCAGTGTCGGGTTCACGGACAGCGAGATCAAGCAGTACGGAGCCAACCCTGCGGCGAAGGGCAACGATGCGCCCTATGCGCCGAAGATCACGATCAATGCCGGCGTGCAGTACCGCACGCCGATTTACGGGCCCCTTGGTTTGTTCAGCCGTCTTGATTATCGCCGTCTCGGCAAGCAGTACTGGGATCCGGAAAACAGCACGCCCCGATCTGCTGTCGATCTGGTTGATGCCAGGCTCGGCCTCGAAAATATCGATCGGACTTGGTCAATAACCGTCTCGGCCGAGAACCTCTTCGATAAGAAGTACAATTCGGAGTTCGTGATCCCAGGCTTCGCGCATGCCGCTGCGCCGCGCATCTGGCGCATCGACCTGCGTTACAGCTTCTGA